In Leptidea sinapis chromosome 28, ilLepSina1.1, whole genome shotgun sequence, a single genomic region encodes these proteins:
- the LOC126972989 gene encoding autophagy-related protein 13 homolog, whose amino-acid sequence MAPDAAFSNINDKNEFTKFTKFLAYKGVQVIVESRKGVKIEPNSKPQSGNTDWFNLQIPDAPEVNQAIKNALPSDRILETIRSQLNVEISVQTEDGDEMVLELWTLGLDETQFDTSLKAMNTVYFRMGILLKSLITLTRITPAYHLSRKQRTESFTIFYRVYNGEPKLNSLGDSVKKTQAGMLKTPLGGLGFTVSYRTNFSISPNKSEKSKTLLLKSDHFELSPKHVIFESKNKKEPKVPHPVDLNKPLRLAAFVDEMLLEQAIKEFLSEIPIPVCRFRNKSDDSGDIRVESKSTQEIDMVVLSKSPTSFEMPPKKFPDYRTENEPPLKTLQFPFADDHPIRELAEFYKEFFNAPRLKLTEEIFKQMETNETGMMSLNFSKDLAEHESSLMQFDKLVEDMCKSAD is encoded by the coding sequence ATGGCACCCGACGCCGCATTCTCAAATATCAATGATAAAAATGAATTCACTAAGTTTACAAAGTTCCTTGCATACAAAGGGGTACAAGTTATTGTTGAGTCGAGGAAGGGCGTTAAAATAGAACCGAATTCTAAACCACAGTCAGGAAATACTGACTGGTTTAATCTACAGATACCAGACGCACCTGAAGTTAACCAAGCAATTAAAAATGCATTGCCTTCAGACAGAATACTTGAAACTATACGATCTCAACTAAATGTTGAAATTTCTGTGCAGACTGAAGATGGTGATGAAATGGTATTAGAACTATGGACGCTAGGCCTCGATGAAACCCAGTTTGATACATCGCTTAAAGCAATGAATACTGTATACTTCCGAATGGGTATTCTGTTGAAATCCCTCATAACATTGACGAGAATAACGCCTGCATATCACTTATCGAGAAAGCAAAGAACTGAATCCTTCACGATTTTCTATAGAGTGTATAATGGTGAACCGAAACTGAATTCATTGGGTGATTCTGTTAAAAAAACACAAGCCGGAATGCTGAAAACTCCACTTGGTGGATTAGGTTTTACCGTTTCGTATCGCACAAATTTTTCTATTTCGCCAAATAAGTCCGAAAAGAGCAAAACGCTATTGCTGAAGAGTGACCATTTCGAACTAAGTCCCAAGCATGTAATTTTTGAgtcgaaaaataaaaaagagcCCAAAGTTCCCCATCCTGTAGATCTAAATAAACCCCTTAGATTAGCTGCATTTGTTGACGAAATGCTGCTGGAACAAGCCATTAAAGAATTTCTATCAGAAATTCCTATACCTGTTTGCAGGTTTAGAAACAAAAGCGATGATTCTGGCGACATCCGTGTCGAATCTAAAAGCACACAAGAAATAGACATGGTGGTGTTATCAAAGAGTCCAACGTCATTTGAAATGCCGCCGAAAAAGTTTCCAGATTATAGAACTGAAAATGAACCACCACTGAAGACGCTGCAATTCCCTTTCGCTGATGACCACCCAATTCGCGAATTGGCCGAGTTTTACAAAGAGTTCTTTAACGCGCCGCGTCTGAAGCTAACAGAGGAAATATTCAAGCAAATGGAAACGAACGAAACTGGAATGATgagtttaaatttttctaaaGATCTTGCCGAGCATGAAAGTTCACTCATGCAGTTTGATAAGTTGGTGGAGGATATGTGTAAGTCTGCTGACTAG